Genomic window (Sphingomonas japonica):
TTCGGCATCTACGCCCTTACCGATGGTCCGCCGCGCGCGATCCAAGCACAGGACGGCGATGCTGCCGCGCCGATCGGTTCTGCCTTCAAACTCTGGATACTCGCCGAAGCCGCGCGGCAAGTGCAGGCGGGCGAGCGTGCATGGAGCGACGTCGTGCCGCTCGGCGCGCCGTCGCTGCCGTCGGGAATGACGCAGGCCTGGCCGGCGGGGAGCCCGATGACGCTCCACAGCCTGGCGACGCTGATGATCGCGATCAGCGACAACACCGCCACCGATACGCTGCTCATGGCGTTGGGTCGCGACAAGGTGGGAGCGATGGCACAGCGCCTGGCACCCGACGGCGCCACCGCCACGCTTCCGATCCTGACAACCCGCGAGGCATTCCAGCTCAAGACCGCAGCGCAGGCCGACCTCGCCAAGCGCTGGACGGAGCTGAGTCCAGCCGAGCGCCGCACCGCGCTCGCCGATCGCGCAAAGGCTTTCGAGACAACCCCGCTCGATGCAGGAATGTTCGGATCCGCGCCTACCGCGCCGCAGGTCGAATGGTTCGCATCGCCTGCGGACATGGCGCGCACGCTCGACTGGCTGCGGCGTGAGGGCGGCGAGCAGGCGCTTGCGATCCTGGCGGTAAACCCCGCCACCCCCAGTATCGGC
Coding sequences:
- a CDS encoding serine hydrolase, which produces MRERAMVMAVLAIGCSPLAVRAEPAPAPIRPSQYTPLDTRIADIAAYLGGKGDYATLFADSFRAQIPQPQFDAIAIQLRDGMGAVTRPETVTKTGPWQATVRLGYERGVATLIVVVDPAAPHRVSGLRVTGTEPRGDSIAVLDAEFAKLPGKAGFGIYALTDGPPRAIQAQDGDAAAPIGSAFKLWILAEAARQVQAGERAWSDVVPLGAPSLPSGMTQAWPAGSPMTLHSLATLMIAISDNTATDTLLMALGRDKVGAMAQRLAPDGATATLPILTTREAFQLKTAAQADLAKRWTELSPAERRTALADRAKAFETTPLDAGMFGSAPTAPQVEWFASPADMARTLDWLRREGGEQALAILAVNPATPSIGDVAYVGSKGGSEPGVIAMNWLLRTSDGRWLAVAGNWHDPAAAIDEARFQMLMQRALRLAIAKP